A window of the Brassica napus cultivar Da-Ae chromosome A2, Da-Ae, whole genome shotgun sequence genome harbors these coding sequences:
- the LOC125585416 gene encoding 4-substituted benzoates-glutamate ligase GH3.12 codes for MSLCSDLCDKLDENVLEELASNVKQVQDNVLEEILTLNAGTEYLRRFLHGSSDKELFKKNVPVTTYEDVKLYIDRVANGEPFDVISGKPITGFLLSSGTSGGKRKMFPRNNKYLENLKFIYFYRSLVITKHIDGLEHGKGMVFNFCTPEQNTPSGLPASSATTSFFKSDYFKNRPSYWHWSFTSPDEVILCSDNKQSLYCHLLCGIVQRDEVVKVGAAFVSILVRAITFLEKFWKEICTNIRCGHLSEWITDISCRDSVSKILGEPNPELADLIENECNQKSWEGIIPRLWPKTKFIESIATGQMAQHIPTLKFYSNNLPLISSSYVSSETMFGINMNPLCKPQDVSYTFMPNFSYFEFLLVDAGDKVEIVDLVDVKLGSHYEPLVTNHSGLHRHKMGDVLQVTGFYNSAPQFRFVRRGNLVLSVHLEITTDEDLLNAVTHAKMVLESSNLMLIDFTSYADVSTTPGHYVLYWELKGKYNNDIAEIDNKVLVECCYVVEESLNNFYKEFRSKDGSIGALEIRVVQQGTFDSLMEFFITQGASSTQYKTPICIKSSEALAILEEKVRSRFFTDKVPFL; via the exons ATGAGTTTGTGCTCTGATCTCTGCGACAAATTAGACGAGAATGTTTTGGAAGAGTTGGCGTCCAATGTGAAGCAAGTACAAGACAATGTATTGGAGGAGATACTCACACTTAATGCTGGAACTGAGTATCTTAGGCGTTTTCTCCATGGGAGTTCTGATAAGgagctttttaaaaaaaacgttcCCGTGACGACATACGAAGATGTAAAGCTTTATATCGACCGTGTTGCAAATGGAGAGCCCTTTGATGTTATTTCTGGGAAACCCATTACCGGTTTCCTACTAAG ttCCGGAACTTCTGGAGGAAAACGGAAGATGTTTCCTCGTAACAACAAATACTTGGAAAACTTGAAATTCATCTATTTTTACCGCTCGCTCGTTATAACCAA GCATATCGATGGTCTTGAGCATGGAAAGGGAATGGTGTTTAACTTTTGTACACCAGAGCAGAATACTCCCTCTGGTTTGCCAGCTTCGTCTGCGACGACGAGCTTCTTCAAGAGTGATTACTTCAAGAACCGACCATCATATTGGCATTGGTCATTCACAAGTCCTGACGAAGTCATATTGTGTTCAGACAACAAACAGAGTTTGTATTGTCATCTCCTGTGTGGTATAGTTCAAAGAGACGAGGTTGTGAAGGTTGGTGCCGCCTTTGTTTCTATCTTGGTCCGTGCAATTacttttcttgaaaaattttggaaagaaaTTTGCACTAATATCCGTTGTGGTCATCTTAGCGAATGGATCACTGATATTAGCTGTAGGGATTCTGTATCAAAGATCCTTGGAGAACCTAATCCTGAATTGGCTGATCTCATCGAAAATGAATGCAACCAAAAATCATGGGAAGGTATAATTCCAAGACTTTGGCCTAAAACCAAATTCATCGAAAGCATTGCGACAGGCCAAATGGCTCAGCACATCCCAACATTAAAGTTTTACTCTAACAATCTGCCTTTGATTTCTTCAAGTTATGTTTCTTCGGAAACTATGTTTGGGATTAACATGAATCCTTTGTGCAAACCACAAGACGTGTCATACACATTTATGCCTAACTTCTCATATTTCGAGTTCTTACTTGTTGACGCGGGTGACAAAGTAGAAATTGTTGATCTTGTGGATGTCAAGTTAGGGAGCCATTACGAGCCGTTGGTCACAAATCATTCTG GCCTACACAGACATAAGATGGGTGATGTTTTACAAGTGACTGGATTTTACAATAGTGCACCTCAGTTTAGGTTTGTGCGGAGAGGAAATTTGGTTCTGAGCGTTCATTTGGAGATAACTACAGATGAAGATCTTTTAAATGCGGTGACACATGCAAAGATGGTTCTTGAATCATCAAATTTGATGTTGATTGACTTTACAAGCTATGCTGATGTATCTACTACTCCCGGTCATTATGTTCTGTACTGGGAACTCAAAGGAAAATACAACAATGACATTGCTGAAATTGATAACAAGGTTTTAGTAGAATGTTGTTACGTGGTGGAAGAGTCCTTGAACAATTTTTACAAAGAATTTAGGAGCAAAGACGGATCAATTGGAGCTCTAGAGATAAGGGTGGTGCAACAAGGAACTTTCGATTCTCTTATGGAGTTTTTCATTACCCAAGGTGCTTCTTCAACTCAATACAAGACACCCATTTGCATCAAATCTTCCGAGGCATTAGCGATCTTAGAAGAAAAAGTTCGATCTAGGTTCTTTACCGATAAGGTTCCCTTTCTTTAG
- the LOC106415615 gene encoding trehalose-phosphate phosphatase A isoform X1: MEIKSGHSSPVMTDTPPISNSRLTIRQNRLLCSSAALSQNNNLLLTVPRKKTGILDDVKSCGWLDAMKSSSPPPAILNKDSISSDASYREWTQLKYPSALTSFEKIMSFAKGKRIALFLDYDGTLSPIVEEPDCAYMSSAMRTAVQNVAKYFPTAIISGRSRDKVCEFVGLSELYYAGSHGMDIMSPAGESLNHEHLSRTVSVNEQGKDVNLFQPASEFLPMIDKVLCSLVEITKDIKGVKVEDNKFCISVHYRNVEEKNWTLVAQRVEYVIRTYPKLRLTHGRKVLEIRPVIDWNKGKAVTFLLESLGLNNCDDVLPIYVGDDRTDEDAFKVLRDGPNHGYGVLVSAVPKDTNAFYSLRDPSEVMEFLKSLVTWKRSMV, from the exons ATGGAGATAAAATCTGGTCACTCGTCTCCTGTAATGACTGATACTCCACCGATAAGCAACTCAAGATTAACCATTCGTCAGAATAGACTACTATGCTCATCAGCAGCGCTCTCACAGAACAACAATCTTTTGCTAACCGTTCCCAGAAAGAAAACTGGGATTCTTGATGATGTCAAGTCTTGTGGTTGGCTCGATGCAATGAAATCTTCTTCTCCTCCCCCAGCAATACTTAACAAAGATAGCATTAGCAGCGATGCCAGTTACCGCGAATGGACG CAGCTCAAGTATCCATCAGCTCTTACTAGTTTTGAGAAAATCATGAGTTTTGCAAAAGGGAAAAGAATAGCATTGTTTCTTGATTATGATGGCACACTTTCGCCTATAGTTGAGGAACCTGACTGCGCTTACATGTCTAGTGCT ATGCGTACTGCGGTGCAAAACGTTGCCAAGTACTTCCCAACCGCGATCATTAGTGGAAGAAGCCGTGATAAG GTGTGTGAGTTTGTTGGATTGAGTGAACTTTATTACGCCGGAAGCCACGGAATGGACATCATGAGTCCTGCAGGAGAATCTTTAAACCATGAACATCTCAGCCGTACTGTATCAGTTAACGAAcag GGGAAAGATGTCAATCTATTCCAGCCTGCTAGCGAGTTTCTACCGATGATTGATAAG GTGCTTTGTTCGCTTGTGGAGATTACAAAAGATATCAAAGGGGTGAAAGTAGAAGACAACAAGTTCTGCATCTCTGTGCATTACCGCAATGTAGaagaaaag AACTGGACATTGGTTGCACAACGCGTTGAGTATGTCATTAGAACATATCCAAAGCTACGTCTAACACATGGCCGGAAG GTTTTAGAGATCCGTCCAGTTATTGACTGGAACAAAGGAAAAGCTGTGACATTTTTACTCGAATCTCTTG GCCTAAACAACTGTGATGATGTTCTTCCAATCTATGTCGGGGATGATCGAACAGATGAAGATGCATTTAAG GTGTTACGAGATGGACCAAACCACGGGTATGGTGTATTAGTCTCTGCTGTGCCTAAAGACACCAATGCCTTTTACTCTCTTCGTGACCCATCCGAG GTGATGGAGTTTCTGAAATCATTAGTGACATGGAAGAGATCAATGGTTTAa
- the LOC106415615 gene encoding trehalose-phosphate phosphatase A isoform X2 encodes MEIKSGHSSPVMTDTPPISNSRLTIRQNRLLCSSAALSQNNNLLLTVPRKKTGILDDVKSCGWLDAMKSSSPPPAILNKDSISSDASYREWTLKYPSALTSFEKIMSFAKGKRIALFLDYDGTLSPIVEEPDCAYMSSAMRTAVQNVAKYFPTAIISGRSRDKVCEFVGLSELYYAGSHGMDIMSPAGESLNHEHLSRTVSVNEQGKDVNLFQPASEFLPMIDKVLCSLVEITKDIKGVKVEDNKFCISVHYRNVEEKNWTLVAQRVEYVIRTYPKLRLTHGRKVLEIRPVIDWNKGKAVTFLLESLGLNNCDDVLPIYVGDDRTDEDAFKVLRDGPNHGYGVLVSAVPKDTNAFYSLRDPSEVMEFLKSLVTWKRSMV; translated from the exons ATGGAGATAAAATCTGGTCACTCGTCTCCTGTAATGACTGATACTCCACCGATAAGCAACTCAAGATTAACCATTCGTCAGAATAGACTACTATGCTCATCAGCAGCGCTCTCACAGAACAACAATCTTTTGCTAACCGTTCCCAGAAAGAAAACTGGGATTCTTGATGATGTCAAGTCTTGTGGTTGGCTCGATGCAATGAAATCTTCTTCTCCTCCCCCAGCAATACTTAACAAAGATAGCATTAGCAGCGATGCCAGTTACCGCGAATGGACG CTCAAGTATCCATCAGCTCTTACTAGTTTTGAGAAAATCATGAGTTTTGCAAAAGGGAAAAGAATAGCATTGTTTCTTGATTATGATGGCACACTTTCGCCTATAGTTGAGGAACCTGACTGCGCTTACATGTCTAGTGCT ATGCGTACTGCGGTGCAAAACGTTGCCAAGTACTTCCCAACCGCGATCATTAGTGGAAGAAGCCGTGATAAG GTGTGTGAGTTTGTTGGATTGAGTGAACTTTATTACGCCGGAAGCCACGGAATGGACATCATGAGTCCTGCAGGAGAATCTTTAAACCATGAACATCTCAGCCGTACTGTATCAGTTAACGAAcag GGGAAAGATGTCAATCTATTCCAGCCTGCTAGCGAGTTTCTACCGATGATTGATAAG GTGCTTTGTTCGCTTGTGGAGATTACAAAAGATATCAAAGGGGTGAAAGTAGAAGACAACAAGTTCTGCATCTCTGTGCATTACCGCAATGTAGaagaaaag AACTGGACATTGGTTGCACAACGCGTTGAGTATGTCATTAGAACATATCCAAAGCTACGTCTAACACATGGCCGGAAG GTTTTAGAGATCCGTCCAGTTATTGACTGGAACAAAGGAAAAGCTGTGACATTTTTACTCGAATCTCTTG GCCTAAACAACTGTGATGATGTTCTTCCAATCTATGTCGGGGATGATCGAACAGATGAAGATGCATTTAAG GTGTTACGAGATGGACCAAACCACGGGTATGGTGTATTAGTCTCTGCTGTGCCTAAAGACACCAATGCCTTTTACTCTCTTCGTGACCCATCCGAG GTGATGGAGTTTCTGAAATCATTAGTGACATGGAAGAGATCAATGGTTTAa